Proteins co-encoded in one Haloarcula pelagica genomic window:
- a CDS encoding polymer-forming cytoskeletal protein produces the protein MPLGSAPLSELSIPDGTTVEEHDLVTDGDVIVGGQSTIEFGVRGRSVIADERVRFGGHIEAEGDCRLDMWCDVAENVLVGEDAYIGERVHIGGQLRVAGDLDIGDDVDIEEGFEANGWIVIRNPMPTIVFLFVYLSQLLRIGEDEAARELVDEMTGDGGDDHEPVLIPRGATVSDDTWQVSTPATVGDDCRLHGNIRAESLEVGRDTTVFGSLRAREAITVGRGTEIKGDVTTRNGDLRIGPGVKVWGDISADTVHLHENATVDGTIRARGEMRMHTEAVIERPDESAAAMAEMAEELEEDAESATTADAGDSSTTDEAADAETEATATEADEPADDQSTDADTSDDTAPPDDDTVESSTDEADPVEQPERS, from the coding sequence GTGCCACTCGGTTCTGCCCCGCTCTCGGAACTCTCGATCCCCGACGGGACGACCGTCGAGGAACACGACCTGGTGACAGACGGTGATGTCATCGTCGGCGGGCAGAGCACGATCGAGTTCGGCGTCCGCGGTCGGTCGGTCATCGCCGACGAGCGCGTCCGCTTTGGCGGTCACATCGAGGCCGAGGGCGACTGCCGGCTGGACATGTGGTGTGATGTCGCCGAGAACGTCCTGGTCGGCGAGGACGCCTACATCGGCGAACGCGTCCACATCGGCGGCCAGTTGCGCGTCGCCGGCGACCTCGACATCGGCGACGATGTCGACATCGAGGAGGGGTTCGAGGCCAACGGCTGGATCGTCATTCGCAACCCGATGCCGACGATCGTCTTCCTGTTCGTCTACCTCTCGCAACTGCTGCGGATCGGCGAGGACGAAGCCGCACGGGAACTGGTCGACGAGATGACCGGCGACGGCGGGGACGACCACGAGCCGGTGTTGATCCCCCGAGGCGCGACCGTCTCGGACGACACTTGGCAGGTCTCGACGCCGGCGACCGTCGGCGACGACTGTCGACTCCACGGCAACATCCGTGCGGAGTCCCTGGAGGTGGGCCGTGACACGACCGTCTTCGGGAGTCTCCGCGCCCGCGAGGCGATCACGGTCGGGCGCGGAACGGAGATCAAAGGCGACGTGACCACCCGGAACGGCGACCTCCGGATCGGCCCCGGTGTGAAGGTGTGGGGCGATATCTCGGCGGACACTGTCCACCTCCACGAGAACGCCACCGTCGACGGGACGATCCGTGCCCGCGGCGAGATGCGGATGCACACCGAGGCCGTGATCGAGCGCCCCGACGAGTCGGCCGCCGCGATGGCCGAGATGGCCGAGGAACTGGAAGAGGACGCGGAGTCGGCGACGACGGCCGACGCCGGCGACTCCTCGACCACCGACGAGGCGGCCGACGCCGAGACCGAAGCCACGGCCACCGAGGCCGACGAGCCGGCCGACGACCAGTCGACGGACGCCGACACGTCGGACGACACCGCGCCACCCGACGACGATACTGTGGAATCGTCCACCGACGAAGCCGACCCCGTCGAACAGCCCGAGCGGTCCTGA
- a CDS encoding redox-regulated ATPase YchF, with the protein MLSIALAGKPNAGKSTFYKAATMADVDVGNYPFTTIDANRGVSHVRTDCPCLDRETRCGDEHCHDGKRYVPIELIDVAGLVPGAHEGRGLGNQFLDELTNADVILNVVDASGGTNEEGEPVEVGEHDPVEDIDFVEREMDLWLASIVDRNWESVERASRSPDFDLDEELTDLLAGVGATELDVARSLREMDYPEDPIAWTDDHRETLASDIRRRTKPIAVVANKADIAPEGNVERLREAAEIVVPATADGELALRKAAKAGAIDYDPGDPDFEIIGDVSDQQREGLDRIRDVMGQWGGTGVQQALDTAVYDLLEYFTAYPVQNDTNWTDGQGNILPDAFLLPQGSTPKDLAYAVHSDIGDGYIHAVDARKEMRISDSEELGEGSVIKIVSDAN; encoded by the coding sequence ATGCTCTCGATCGCGCTTGCCGGCAAACCCAACGCCGGGAAGTCGACCTTCTACAAGGCGGCGACGATGGCCGACGTGGACGTGGGTAACTACCCGTTCACGACCATCGACGCCAACCGCGGGGTCAGTCACGTCCGGACCGACTGCCCCTGTCTCGACCGCGAGACGCGGTGTGGCGACGAACACTGTCACGACGGCAAACGCTACGTCCCGATCGAACTCATCGACGTGGCCGGCCTGGTCCCCGGCGCCCACGAGGGCCGGGGGCTGGGCAACCAGTTCCTCGACGAACTCACGAACGCCGATGTCATCCTCAACGTCGTCGACGCCTCCGGCGGGACCAACGAGGAGGGCGAACCCGTCGAGGTCGGGGAGCACGACCCCGTCGAGGACATCGACTTCGTCGAGCGGGAGATGGACCTGTGGCTCGCCAGCATCGTCGACCGGAACTGGGAGTCGGTCGAACGCGCCTCTCGCTCGCCCGATTTCGACCTCGACGAGGAACTGACGGACCTGCTCGCCGGCGTCGGCGCGACCGAACTCGACGTGGCCCGGAGCCTCCGGGAGATGGACTACCCCGAAGACCCGATCGCCTGGACCGACGACCACCGCGAGACGCTCGCCAGTGACATCCGCCGACGGACGAAACCGATCGCGGTCGTCGCCAACAAGGCCGATATCGCTCCGGAGGGCAACGTCGAACGCCTCCGGGAGGCCGCCGAAATCGTCGTCCCCGCGACCGCCGACGGGGAACTCGCGCTCAGGAAGGCGGCGAAGGCAGGCGCGATCGACTACGATCCGGGCGATCCCGACTTCGAGATCATCGGCGACGTGAGCGACCAGCAGCGGGAGGGGCTCGACCGGATTCGGGACGTAATGGGCCAGTGGGGCGGCACCGGCGTCCAGCAAGCGCTAGACACCGCGGTGTACGACCTGCTGGAGTACTTCACGGCTTATCCCGTCCAGAACGACACGAACTGGACCGACGGCCAGGGCAACATCCTTCCGGACGCCTTTCTGCTCCCCCAGGGATCGACGCCGAAGGACCTCGCGTACGCCGTCCACTCCGACATCGGCGACGGCTACATCCACGCGGTCGACGCCCGCAAGGAGATGCGGATCTCCGACAGCGAGGAACTCGGGGAGGGGTCGGTGATCAAGATCGTCAGCGACGCGAACTGA
- a CDS encoding UbiA family prenyltransferase, whose translation MAISRHDTGFSAAGRALLSQVHPVFMLPPLATSLFGALLAGGVDLRVAALHAGAMFFAVYTAHVKDGYVDFYLRGEDDDHPLTSGACRGALVGAGVGFAACTAGLWLLAGPLAALVTAPTWVVGYTHAPQLDMHPIGATMGYPTGITLALLGGYYAQATAFSPRVLGLAAVFLVLLTGIKIVDDEDDHDYDSSIDKRTVAVMLGPQRARRLAVGLLVGAMAGVVALAAVVPRIPPTAAGAAVVFGAVAAVAHRADSTLATMLLIRGSYLFLAVLVAAVWFRPLA comes from the coding sequence ATGGCAATCTCCCGACACGACACGGGATTTTCGGCGGCGGGGCGAGCGCTGCTGTCCCAGGTCCATCCGGTGTTTATGCTCCCGCCGCTTGCCACCTCGCTGTTCGGCGCGCTCCTGGCCGGCGGCGTCGACCTCCGCGTGGCCGCGCTCCACGCCGGCGCGATGTTTTTCGCCGTCTACACCGCCCACGTCAAGGACGGCTACGTCGACTTCTATCTGCGCGGCGAGGACGACGACCACCCCCTGACAAGCGGCGCCTGTCGGGGCGCACTCGTGGGCGCGGGCGTCGGCTTCGCTGCCTGTACTGCCGGGCTCTGGCTCCTCGCCGGCCCGCTGGCCGCACTCGTCACGGCCCCGACCTGGGTCGTCGGCTACACGCACGCGCCACAACTGGACATGCACCCGATCGGCGCGACGATGGGGTACCCCACCGGGATCACGCTGGCGCTGCTCGGCGGGTACTACGCCCAGGCGACGGCGTTCTCACCGCGTGTGCTCGGTCTGGCGGCGGTGTTCTTGGTGCTTCTCACTGGAATCAAGATCGTCGACGACGAGGACGACCACGACTACGACAGTAGCATCGACAAGCGGACGGTTGCCGTGATGCTGGGTCCCCAGCGAGCACGGCGTCTCGCCGTCGGATTGCTCGTCGGTGCGATGGCCGGCGTGGTGGCGCTGGCGGCCGTGGTGCCCCGGATCCCGCCGACTGCCGCCGGCGCCGCGGTCGTCTTCGGGGCCGTCGCGGCCGTCGCCCACCGCGCGGACTCGACGCTGGCGACGATGTTGCTGATACGGGGGTCGTATCTCTTTCTGGCGGTCCTGGTCGCGGCGGTGTGGTTCCGGCCCCTTGCCTGA
- a CDS encoding ArsR/SmtB family transcription factor — translation MEKALWYLLTATRGGANRARIIDALSDRPMNANELANELDVGYKTIRHHMDQLEDHGVVESGDEEYAKLYFLTDRFDKYRDTFDEIVEQMDS, via the coding sequence ATGGAGAAGGCGCTCTGGTATCTGCTGACGGCGACGCGTGGCGGAGCCAACCGAGCGCGCATCATCGACGCCCTCTCCGATCGACCGATGAACGCGAACGAACTGGCCAACGAACTCGACGTGGGGTACAAGACGATCCGCCACCACATGGACCAACTCGAAGACCACGGCGTCGTCGAGTCCGGCGACGAGGAGTACGCGAAACTGTACTTCCTGACCGATCGGTTCGACAAGTACCGCGACACGTTCGACGAGATCGTCGAGCAGATGGACTCATGA
- a CDS encoding DUF7504 family protein: protein MDGAGGELQGLIDGAATVLLLVPSSGPENEACIDLLIGDEPEETNVLSVTVDATPDERLSVWQQHLDDRRPRQATIVDGSTAGASGSQAAGTDAFPEIDLQSLSDDAELVDLVATVARTLGRWEATADSVVLCLHSVTGLLQTFARDDVISTVNTLNENCDRTSALAHHHMDPTAHSEETVELFRPLYDRVLEYDPETGWTVLGADRSSDEPSFRESTAPPGGVGKWDPERPETVPIPYSFDQALDLISVPRRRTLLYHLKDRTDEEIPLDDIVDQVVARERSIPVRECPESRESVMVSLTHTHLPQLADLGILTYDSEARIVHYHGNPALESFVRYIETLELG, encoded by the coding sequence ATGGACGGGGCCGGCGGCGAGCTACAGGGACTGATCGACGGAGCGGCGACAGTCCTGCTTCTGGTCCCGTCGTCTGGCCCCGAGAACGAGGCCTGTATCGACCTCCTGATCGGTGACGAACCCGAGGAGACGAACGTCCTCAGCGTGACCGTCGACGCGACCCCGGACGAACGGCTCTCGGTGTGGCAACAGCACCTCGACGACCGGCGGCCACGACAGGCGACGATCGTCGACGGCAGTACCGCCGGGGCGAGCGGGTCCCAGGCCGCCGGGACCGACGCCTTCCCCGAGATCGACCTCCAGTCGCTCTCCGACGACGCCGAACTCGTCGATCTGGTGGCGACCGTCGCCCGGACGCTCGGACGCTGGGAGGCGACTGCGGACTCGGTGGTCCTCTGCCTGCACTCGGTGACCGGACTGTTACAGACGTTCGCCCGCGACGACGTGATCTCGACGGTGAACACGCTCAACGAGAACTGTGATCGAACGTCTGCGCTCGCCCACCACCACATGGATCCGACCGCCCACAGCGAGGAAACCGTCGAACTGTTCCGTCCGTTGTACGACCGGGTTCTGGAGTACGACCCCGAGACGGGCTGGACGGTACTCGGTGCGGACCGGTCCAGTGACGAACCGTCGTTCAGGGAGTCGACGGCCCCCCCGGGTGGCGTCGGGAAGTGGGACCCCGAACGGCCCGAGACGGTTCCGATCCCGTACTCGTTCGACCAGGCGCTTGACCTCATCTCCGTCCCGCGGCGGCGGACGCTCCTCTATCACCTCAAGGACCGGACCGACGAGGAGATTCCGCTCGACGACATCGTCGATCAGGTCGTCGCTCGCGAGCGGTCGATCCCCGTGCGGGAGTGCCCGGAGTCGCGCGAGTCGGTCATGGTGTCGCTGACACACACTCACCTCCCGCAGCTCGCCGATCTCGGAATCCTCACGTACGACAGCGAGGCGAGGATCGTCCACTACCACGGGAATCCCGCTCTGGAGTCGTTCGTCCGCTACATCGAGACGCTGGAACTCGGGTAG
- a CDS encoding pyridoxal phosphate-dependent aminotransferase has translation MTEFSRRVEAVSISGIREVFEAAGEDAINLGLGQPDFPTPDHAREAAVDAIRAGKADAYTSNKGTEELREAIAAKHARDNDLDVDPADVIATSGGSEALHIALEAHVDAGQEVIFPDPGFVSYDALTNLAGGTPKPVGLREDLTLAPETVEDAITEDTAAFVVNSPANPTGAVQSPDDMREFARIAEDHDVLCVSDEVYEHQVFEGEHRSPAEFTDSGNVVVVNACSKAYSMTGWRLGWVTGASDRIERMLRVHQYAQACASAPAQYAAEAALTGPQEPVAEMRAAFEQRRNVLLDGLAEMGLECPTPKGAFYAMPEVPAGWVDEVIDRGVVVVPGSAFGEGGEGYARISYATDLETLEEAIEIMGEATAAVR, from the coding sequence ATGACGGAATTCTCACGCCGCGTCGAAGCGGTTTCGATCTCGGGGATCCGCGAAGTGTTCGAGGCCGCCGGCGAGGACGCGATCAACCTCGGCCTCGGCCAGCCCGACTTCCCGACGCCGGACCACGCCCGCGAGGCGGCGGTCGACGCGATCCGTGCCGGGAAGGCAGACGCCTACACCTCCAACAAAGGGACCGAGGAACTGCGCGAGGCCATCGCCGCGAAACACGCCCGGGACAACGACCTTGATGTCGACCCCGCGGACGTGATCGCCACCTCCGGCGGGAGCGAGGCGCTGCATATCGCCCTCGAAGCCCACGTCGACGCGGGCCAGGAAGTGATCTTCCCCGACCCCGGCTTCGTCTCCTACGACGCGCTGACGAACCTCGCGGGCGGGACCCCGAAGCCGGTCGGTCTACGCGAGGACCTCACGCTCGCCCCCGAAACCGTCGAGGACGCGATCACCGAGGACACAGCGGCCTTCGTCGTCAACTCCCCGGCGAACCCGACTGGGGCGGTTCAGTCGCCCGACGATATGCGCGAGTTCGCCCGCATCGCCGAGGACCACGACGTGCTCTGTGTCTCCGACGAGGTGTACGAACACCAGGTGTTCGAGGGCGAGCACCGCTCGCCCGCGGAGTTCACCGACTCGGGCAACGTCGTCGTCGTCAACGCCTGCTCGAAGGCCTACTCGATGACGGGGTGGCGACTGGGCTGGGTCACCGGGGCCAGCGACCGGATCGAGCGGATGCTGCGGGTCCACCAGTACGCCCAGGCCTGTGCCTCGGCTCCGGCCCAGTACGCCGCCGAGGCGGCCCTGACCGGCCCCCAAGAGCCCGTCGCGGAGATGCGGGCCGCCTTCGAGCAGCGCCGGAACGTCCTGCTCGACGGACTCGCCGAGATGGGCCTCGAGTGCCCGACGCCCAAAGGCGCGTTCTACGCGATGCCGGAGGTCCCGGCGGGCTGGGTCGACGAGGTCATCGACCGCGGGGTCGTCGTCGTGCCGGGGTCGGCCTTCGGCGAGGGCGGCGAGGGCTACGCGCGGATCTCCTACGCGACGGACCTGGAGACGCTGGAAGAAGCCATCGAGATCATGGGCGAGGCCACCGCGGCCGTCCGGTAG
- a CDS encoding tyrosine-type recombinase/integrase — protein MPTGNSGGTRPLPDALDEFVDGKSPNYAANLERVVGKWIDWCRDRDVHTLDDVEVQTMARYADHLTRRVRAGQADGDDGIAASSAWTYYSQISAFLSWATKWEYIPENPADKGRAKDQLPPRPSGNEAERQFWQPEQRQALLTYLDERAREAVDSEGLDAVDPVRDRALGAVLAYTGVRGAEILADRHDPRRTGITWGDVDLAAGTITVLGKNQEIEPTPLPEQASRPLGRLKRLLSPPDDDWPVFPSRHTPTLYETIEAAGYDRPADDPWTFLLDNGIEPPSLTTSGARSLLKRWSTEADIPGLDVADGEYLTLHGARRGVGEKLYRERGAAAAQRTLRHADPSTTSQMYSHIEASELAEDNTDVFDGE, from the coding sequence ATGCCGACCGGCAACTCCGGCGGGACCCGGCCGCTCCCGGACGCGCTCGACGAGTTCGTCGACGGGAAGAGCCCGAACTACGCCGCCAACCTCGAACGGGTCGTGGGGAAGTGGATCGACTGGTGTCGCGACCGCGATGTCCACACGCTCGACGATGTCGAGGTCCAGACGATGGCGCGCTACGCCGACCACCTCACCCGCCGCGTGCGGGCCGGGCAGGCGGACGGCGACGACGGGATCGCCGCCTCCTCGGCCTGGACCTACTACAGCCAGATCTCCGCGTTCCTCTCGTGGGCGACAAAGTGGGAGTACATCCCCGAGAACCCCGCGGACAAGGGCCGCGCGAAAGACCAGTTGCCGCCCAGACCCTCGGGGAACGAGGCGGAGCGGCAGTTCTGGCAGCCCGAGCAACGGCAGGCCCTGCTGACGTACCTCGACGAGCGCGCCCGGGAAGCCGTCGATAGCGAGGGACTCGACGCCGTCGACCCCGTCCGGGACAGGGCGCTCGGCGCAGTCCTGGCGTACACCGGCGTCCGCGGCGCCGAGATCCTCGCGGACCGCCACGACCCTCGCCGGACGGGGATCACGTGGGGCGATGTCGACCTCGCGGCCGGGACGATCACCGTCCTCGGGAAGAACCAGGAGATCGAACCGACGCCGCTTCCCGAACAGGCGTCCCGGCCGCTCGGCCGGCTCAAACGGCTTCTCTCGCCGCCCGATGACGACTGGCCCGTCTTCCCTTCGCGACACACGCCGACGCTGTACGAGACGATCGAGGCAGCGGGCTACGACCGGCCGGCGGACGATCCCTGGACGTTCCTCCTCGACAACGGGATCGAACCGCCGTCGCTGACGACCTCGGGGGCCAGATCGCTCCTGAAGCGGTGGAGTACGGAAGCCGACATCCCCGGACTCGACGTGGCCGACGGGGAGTATCTGACCCTCCACGGCGCCCGGCGCGGCGTCGGGGAGAAGCTCTACCGCGAGCGCGGCGCTGCGGCCGCCCAGCGGACGCTTCGCCACGCCGACCCGTCGACGACGAGTCAGATGTACTCGCACATCGAAGCGAGTGAACTCGCCGAGGACAACACCGATGTCTTCGACGGCGAGTGA
- a CDS encoding metallophosphoesterase, with protein MTTAGTPTFDDRAVVLDGTLVVADLHVGRGTGGSLELPVGSNTELVERFTSLVDRHDPERVVVAGDLLHSFQTVPRPVDDTVAGFERACREAGARLVVVPGNHDTMLDAVWDGPTEAAARIGDTVVCHGHEEPPEQGDRYVIGHDHPTIEIEGQRRPCYLVGADQYRGSEVLMVPSFNALNAGVVVNEMRAGDFQSPLVTDTDELEPIVWDEQGRETLSFPPLGEFRRML; from the coding sequence ATGACTACGGCAGGCACCCCCACGTTCGACGACCGGGCCGTCGTCCTCGACGGGACGCTCGTGGTCGCAGACCTCCACGTCGGCCGGGGAACCGGCGGGTCGCTGGAACTCCCCGTCGGCTCGAACACGGAGCTGGTCGAGCGGTTCACGTCGCTGGTCGATCGGCACGACCCCGAGCGCGTCGTCGTCGCCGGGGACCTGTTGCACTCGTTTCAGACCGTCCCGCGGCCCGTCGACGACACCGTCGCCGGGTTCGAACGGGCGTGTCGCGAGGCCGGCGCTCGCCTGGTCGTCGTCCCCGGGAACCACGACACGATGCTGGATGCCGTCTGGGACGGGCCGACCGAAGCCGCCGCCCGCATCGGCGACACCGTCGTCTGCCACGGTCACGAGGAGCCGCCGGAACAGGGCGACCGATACGTGATCGGCCACGACCATCCGACCATCGAGATCGAGGGCCAGCGCCGGCCGTGTTATCTGGTCGGAGCCGACCAGTACCGCGGCAGCGAGGTCCTGATGGTCCCGTCGTTCAACGCGCTCAACGCCGGCGTCGTCGTCAACGAGATGCGCGCCGGCGACTTCCAGTCCCCGCTGGTGACCGACACCGACGAACTGGAGCCGATCGTCTGGGACGAGCAGGGCCGTGAAACGCTCTCCTTCCCGCCGCTGGGGGAGTTCCGGCGGATGCTGTAA
- a CDS encoding NAD(P)/FAD-dependent oxidoreductase — MTDVVVAGGGLAGLVAARHLAEAGRDVTVFEDSEQVGGRVRTAHEDGYTFDRGFQVLFSAYPAVKRELDVEALSPRPFTPGATIARPNHRSVLSDPLRVPTAAVETAFNRDVRLADKLRLFTLQRELAGRDPEAILRGGGKPISDYLADRGFSQRFVERFAAPFYGGITLDRSLGTDSAIFEYTYKMLSEGEIFVPAAGMEAMPEQLADRARAAGATIETDRTVTAVAGEGDAATVEVGSETLSPAGVVVATDPATAADLTDVAGITTDILGCVTQYFALPTNRAPDMGKRIVLNAADERPNTVAPMSAVAPEYAPEGMELYSATFLGTPEDDDATLATAVREALGSWYPAASFDDLELLRTDRVPLAQFAQPPGFRAGLPDPDAPDGPVVLAGDYTRWSSIQGALESGRVAADLLTE, encoded by the coding sequence ATGACAGATGTCGTCGTCGCCGGCGGGGGACTGGCCGGCCTGGTCGCCGCGCGCCACCTCGCCGAAGCCGGACGGGACGTGACGGTGTTCGAGGACAGCGAGCAGGTCGGCGGGCGCGTCCGCACCGCCCACGAGGACGGGTACACGTTCGACCGGGGCTTTCAGGTGCTGTTCTCGGCGTACCCCGCGGTCAAGCGGGAACTCGACGTGGAGGCGCTCTCGCCCCGTCCGTTCACGCCGGGGGCGACCATCGCGCGGCCGAACCATCGGTCGGTGCTGTCGGACCCGCTGCGCGTACCGACCGCGGCCGTCGAGACGGCGTTCAACCGTGACGTGCGCCTCGCGGACAAACTCCGGCTGTTCACCCTCCAGCGCGAGTTGGCGGGTCGGGACCCCGAGGCGATCCTCCGTGGCGGCGGGAAGCCGATCAGTGACTACCTCGCCGACCGTGGGTTCTCACAGCGGTTCGTCGAGCGCTTCGCGGCGCCCTTCTACGGCGGGATCACGCTGGACCGTTCGCTCGGGACCGACAGCGCGATCTTCGAGTACACCTACAAGATGCTGAGCGAGGGCGAGATATTCGTGCCGGCAGCGGGAATGGAGGCGATGCCCGAGCAGTTGGCCGACCGAGCGCGGGCCGCCGGCGCGACGATCGAGACCGACCGGACGGTCACCGCGGTCGCCGGCGAGGGCGACGCGGCGACCGTCGAAGTGGGGTCTGAGACGCTCTCCCCGGCGGGGGTCGTCGTCGCCACCGACCCGGCGACGGCCGCCGACCTGACCGACGTGGCCGGGATCACGACGGACATCCTGGGCTGTGTCACCCAGTACTTCGCGCTCCCGACGAACCGGGCGCCGGACATGGGCAAACGGATCGTCCTCAACGCCGCCGACGAGCGGCCAAACACCGTCGCGCCGATGTCCGCGGTCGCCCCCGAGTACGCGCCCGAGGGGATGGAACTGTACAGCGCGACGTTCCTCGGCACGCCCGAGGACGACGACGCGACGCTGGCGACGGCAGTCCGCGAGGCACTTGGCTCGTGGTACCCAGCAGCGAGCTTCGACGACCTGGAACTGCTGCGGACCGACCGGGTGCCGCTGGCGCAGTTCGCACAGCCGCCCGGGTTCCGTGCCGGTCTGCCCGACCCCGACGCACCCGACGGACCGGTGGTCCTGGCCGGCGACTACACCCGGTGGTCGTCGATCCAGGGGGCCTTAGAGAGCGGGCGCGTCGCTGCCGACCTGCTCACTGAGTGA
- a CDS encoding threonine synthase, which produces METTATFRGLACTVCGTTADADATRCPDCGGTLAGDYDYPELTPADLPDRRAQAGAVLPFEADTLVSIDEGGTPLVAVPTLAEELGVEAVYVKDEGRNTTGSLTDRKLSVAVTAARQSDADAVAAPSTGNGAQAAAAYAARADLDSKGYVPSRCPFLNKAMVNVHGGDMRVVEGRYDDAVAAFDEAHGDRYSVAPGHPFRVEGAKPVAVETVAQLDWTAPDAVVHPTGHGESLVGLERGFGAAAATGLVDREPELYAVEPDGCAPLTDAWVEGSETPAAVDHPDTIVGPLEVPDPAAGTAALAAVESSGGGAAAVEDKAVLQGAVDGCELGPEVGATGGTAVAGARELAHRGAFADDDVVVLVNPIAGSKEADLLRSHLMSQGI; this is translated from the coding sequence ATGGAGACGACAGCGACGTTCCGTGGCCTCGCCTGCACCGTGTGTGGCACGACGGCCGACGCCGACGCGACACGCTGCCCCGACTGTGGTGGGACCCTCGCCGGCGACTACGACTACCCCGAACTGACGCCGGCCGACCTCCCGGATCGGCGAGCACAGGCCGGAGCCGTGCTCCCGTTCGAGGCGGACACGCTGGTCAGCATCGACGAGGGCGGGACGCCGCTGGTCGCGGTACCCACGCTGGCCGAGGAACTGGGCGTCGAGGCCGTCTACGTCAAAGACGAGGGCCGGAACACGACGGGGTCGCTGACCGACCGCAAGCTCTCGGTGGCCGTCACCGCCGCCCGCCAGTCCGACGCCGACGCGGTCGCGGCCCCGTCGACCGGCAACGGCGCACAGGCCGCCGCTGCCTACGCCGCCCGCGCCGACCTCGACTCGAAGGGGTACGTCCCGTCGCGGTGTCCGTTCCTCAACAAGGCGATGGTCAACGTCCACGGCGGCGACATGCGGGTCGTCGAGGGCCGCTACGACGACGCCGTCGCTGCCTTCGACGAAGCCCACGGCGACCGCTACAGCGTCGCGCCCGGCCACCCGTTCCGCGTCGAGGGCGCCAAGCCCGTCGCCGTCGAGACGGTCGCACAACTGGACTGGACCGCACCCGACGCCGTCGTCCACCCGACCGGCCACGGCGAGAGCCTCGTCGGTCTCGAACGCGGGTTCGGCGCCGCCGCGGCGACCGGCCTCGTCGACCGCGAGCCGGAACTGTACGCCGTCGAGCCCGACGGCTGTGCGCCCCTGACGGACGCGTGGGTCGAGGGGAGCGAGACGCCCGCCGCCGTCGACCACCCGGACACTATCGTCGGGCCGCTGGAGGTCCCCGACCCCGCTGCCGGGACCGCCGCGCTCGCCGCCGTCGAGTCTTCCGGTGGCGGGGCGGCGGCAGTCGAGGACAAAGCGGTGCTCCAGGGCGCCGTCGACGGCTGCGAACTCGGCCCCGAGGTCGGTGCCACCGGCGGGACCGCCGTCGCCGGCGCACGGGAACTGGCACACAGGGGCGCCTTCGCAGACGACGACGTGGTCGTCCTCGTCAACCCGATCGCGGGGAGCAAGGAGGCCGATCTGCTGCGGAGTCACCTGATGAGTCAGGGCATCTGA
- a CDS encoding J domain-containing protein: MQSQLGTLPNWLVLGLGLGAAGSVLVAGLFLTASRLFPAEQQARRMSDGGEERRRSELREYLTAIDEQFAENHFVEGQHVAFYLPKRDVAITFDARAYYRIERSPTYPVLVEHEMPGIHLGTRLPFEVPEVTLGPDPEESGDPTVRAFEELGLDYGATPAEVKSAYRQRVKEVHPDHGGDEDEFKRVREAYTMAKQHVAS; the protein is encoded by the coding sequence GTGCAGTCACAACTGGGTACGCTCCCGAACTGGCTCGTCCTCGGTCTGGGGCTCGGTGCGGCCGGGAGCGTCCTCGTCGCTGGCCTGTTTCTCACGGCGAGTCGCCTCTTTCCCGCCGAACAGCAGGCCCGCCGGATGAGCGACGGTGGCGAGGAACGGCGCCGCTCGGAGCTCCGGGAGTACCTGACGGCGATCGACGAGCAGTTCGCGGAGAACCACTTCGTCGAGGGCCAGCACGTCGCCTTCTACCTCCCGAAGCGGGACGTGGCGATCACGTTCGACGCCCGGGCGTACTACCGGATCGAACGGTCACCGACCTATCCGGTGCTGGTCGAACACGAGATGCCCGGTATCCACCTCGGGACTCGTCTCCCGTTCGAGGTGCCCGAAGTGACGCTCGGCCCCGACCCCGAGGAGTCGGGTGATCCGACCGTGCGTGCCTTCGAGGAACTGGGACTGGACTACGGCGCGACCCCTGCCGAGGTCAAGTCGGCCTACCGGCAGCGAGTCAAGGAAGTCCACCCCGACCACGGCGGCGACGAGGACGAGTTCAAGCGTGTCCGCGAGGCCTACACGATGGCGAAACAGCACGTCGCGTCCTGA